The genomic region AGCGGACCGAAAAAAAATTCAGCAAGTTTTAGTAAATTTAATTGACAACTCCATCAAGTACGGGACGAAGGGGGGCAAGACACAGATTAGTACTATTCCCCTGATCGATCAGATACTTATCGAGATAACCGACAACGGTCAAGGCATCGAAGAAAAGAACCTTTCTCGTGTGTTTGAGCGTTTTTTCCGGACAGATAAGAGCCGTTCGCGCGATATTGGAGGGTCGGGACTAGGTCTTGCGATTGTTAAACATATTATTGAAGCCCACCAACAAAACGTGCATGTTCGGAGTACAGAAGGGATCGGAACGACGTTTTCATTTACCTTAGAAAAGGCCTAAGAAAGAGCTGTTGCAGAAAACTTAACATTAACTTAACATTAAGTCCATATTTTTGCGCTACTAAAATTAAAAGTATATGTCTTTGAACAGCATTTTTCAGTATTTTGTCCCTAAGGACAAAAAATTCTTTCCGTTATTTGAGCAAGCTGGCTCAAATTTAATCGAGATGGCCAAACTCTTGAAGGAAAGTGTTCATACATCTGATTTACAATTGAGAAAGAACAATTCAAAATTGTTGGAAGATTTGGAACATAAAGGCGATAACCTAACCCACCAGATCCACCTAGAATTAGGTAAAAACTTTATCACCCCATTTGATAGAGAAGATATTCACGCATTAGCAAGCTCCCTAGATGATGTTGCTGACTTTATCCATGGCGCGTCAAACCGTATGGAATTGTACAAAGTGATTGAGACTAGCGAGCCGATGAAAGAGATTTCTAGTTTAATTCTTGAGGCTACGGAGCACGTTGCTAAGGCCTTATTTGAACTTAAGGATCTTAAGAATATTCGTAACATCACCGATTCATGTGTTCGAATTAATAGTGTGGAAAACAAAGCTGATTATATTTTCGATAAAGCGGTTGCAGAATTGTTCGAGTTTGAGAAGGATGCGATTAACCTGATTAAATACAAAGAAGTATTATCTGCAATGGAAGATGCAACAGACAAATGTGAGGATGTTGCGAACGTATTGGAAAGTATATTAGTTAAGAACGCGTAATCGCGGTTCTTCCCAACACATATTATAACATATGGATTCAATTTCAACATTATTGATTGTTGTTGTTGTTTTGGCGATTGCCTTTGATTATATCAATGGATTCCACGATGCCGCCAATTCAATTGCCACGATCGTTTCTACGAAAGTATTAACGCCATTTATGGCGGTATTATGGGCAGCCTTGTTCAACTTCGTAGCATATTTCGTTTTCACTGACCATAAAGTCGCCAATACTATTGCCAAGACGGTCATTGAAGAATATATCACCCTCGAAGTCATCTTTGCGGGATTAGTCGCTGCCATCTCTTGGAATTTATTTACTTGGTATTATGGTATTCCTTCTAGCTCGAGTCACACATTAATTGGTGGTTTCGCTGGTTCCGGTATGGCATACGCTTTATTTATGGGTACAAATCCAATTGATGCTATCAATTTAAATGCGACACTAAAGATTTTATCTTTTATCGTCCTTGCACCAATTATCGGTATGACGATCGCGATTATCATCACCCTACTTATCATCAATATCTGTAAGAAGTCACGTCCTAGCATTGCTGAGAAATGGTTTAAGATCTTACAATTGATTTCATCTGCGGGCTTAAGTTTTGCTCACGGTGGTAATGATGCACAGAAAGTAATGGGTATCATCGCTACGGCGTTGATCGCGGAGAACGTTATCCCGAATTTCGAGGCTATGCCAGGATGGGTTCCACTTGCTTGTTATGCTGCTATTGCAGCCGGAACGATGAGTGGTGGTTGGAAGATCGTAAAAACGATGGGTACTAAAATTACGAAGGTAACTCCACTAGAAGGTGTGAGTGCTGAGACTGCTGGTGCAATTACATTGGGTATCACCGAGCATTTTGGTATCCCTGCATCTACTACACATACCATTACAGGATCCATTATCGGGGTTGGTGTCGTGAAGCGCGTATCGGCGGTTCGCTGGGGTGTAACCATCAGTTTACTATGGGCTTGGATTTTAACAATCCCTGTCAGTGCGCTATTAGGGGGACTTACGCTAGCAATTATTCATTACATTCTGTAGTAAATTCCCTACATCACATCCTATTTTATTGTTAAATAATAAAGAATTAACAAAAAATTTGCGTGATAAGTAGTTTATAAGTATTTTTACGCGTCAAAACTGAGGTTTTAAGTGTATAAAATCAAGGTTTTACCAAGTTAACATTTTTTGGCATCGTTATTGTTAA from Sphingobacterium sp. BN32 harbors:
- a CDS encoding DUF47 domain-containing protein, whose amino-acid sequence is MSLNSIFQYFVPKDKKFFPLFEQAGSNLIEMAKLLKESVHTSDLQLRKNNSKLLEDLEHKGDNLTHQIHLELGKNFITPFDREDIHALASSLDDVADFIHGASNRMELYKVIETSEPMKEISSLILEATEHVAKALFELKDLKNIRNITDSCVRINSVENKADYIFDKAVAELFEFEKDAINLIKYKEVLSAMEDATDKCEDVANVLESILVKNA
- a CDS encoding inorganic phosphate transporter, which translates into the protein MDSISTLLIVVVVLAIAFDYINGFHDAANSIATIVSTKVLTPFMAVLWAALFNFVAYFVFTDHKVANTIAKTVIEEYITLEVIFAGLVAAISWNLFTWYYGIPSSSSHTLIGGFAGSGMAYALFMGTNPIDAINLNATLKILSFIVLAPIIGMTIAIIITLLIINICKKSRPSIAEKWFKILQLISSAGLSFAHGGNDAQKVMGIIATALIAENVIPNFEAMPGWVPLACYAAIAAGTMSGGWKIVKTMGTKITKVTPLEGVSAETAGAITLGITEHFGIPASTTHTITGSIIGVGVVKRVSAVRWGVTISLLWAWILTIPVSALLGGLTLAIIHYIL